The following coding sequences lie in one Pungitius pungitius chromosome 18, fPunPun2.1, whole genome shotgun sequence genomic window:
- the LOC119226348 gene encoding mediator of RNA polymerase II transcription subunit 13-like isoform X3, whose amino-acid sequence MTTAANCVANGASLEDCHSNIFSLAELTGIKWRCYSFRGSGEYGPVISSPAQDDPVLRSFMRCVQANLLCVWRRKVKPDAKELWIFWWGEEPRLADVIHQELEVSEEGLWECGLSYECRTLLFKAIHNLLERCLMDKGFVRIGKWFFKPHELQEKSLGNSEHLSCSFSFFLHGESNVCTSVEIAQHQPAYHVTEHHVRLAQASITPIQVILSPYGLSGTLTGQAFKMSDPATRKLMEEWSYFYPVVLPLKEGSGAKDKGEGGQTYDRNCHAAVEVIVGGVRMTYPAALVLIAQGDLPLEQSPPVPATQGLSRELNHCSVPLTPPASPQQPCSADSGFVTSISSVPTPDSGMGVASVSPKHSGKKLTSQVVHQAWRECYLNQPPHALNSPTGVSLNKDAPSGVTAWDFSDLEARVSCSCSRLKQQKLNLTATANPQTSANPTQSSGVSLYPPSLPKHKTSDKTEKADKQSKRPAVISFHHRLSVPRETPLEQDPAGGPQLALEPSLEPPSALPSCKYPKLLSNGRKAPESHLHSPMSPLPPTLSPHPRVQDPEVLDGPVDIPLCPEGAFASETAVYTALLRQRENGASWWRGFRTPRTDETDCRPCELPADALEEVKTETAAEGALLKRLYTQTHKRFKISEERVRDHIHTLGLFQQPGVEALREPGEDPYDFKEGDIEYTFSSSKRLKGQGREHSKKAKGEEITSNGALPDGNDAMSIFNSAPKSEESGQDADGAAKANPSLTREKDLVVNISDLDNIFDEDEEELGTVYPNQHSSKLPASTEDRPLGKEGRVAVPYPSIADLQRMFPTPPSLEQHPAFSPATTYRDTPSQEPPVHSGAADHLLPLASSQFTEYRMEIDEGMASPGLEDLKPQIGSSMFAPLSCLPSHSLPPLKITEQCYYRPSWALMPKMEHFPLMHSHNATFNRDGYTNVPSVTTLTDQEYGQMSTTTASVSTNAGILPSPATPRFSVPTPRTPRTPRGVNAASSGQGSVKQDGTEISSPASTPSTSLPLSSVDPLARPGPSLPEAHSLYAILLLSDSVLNVFKDRNFDSCCICACNMNVKGADVGVYIPDSTGEDQYRCMCGFSAIVNRRLAHGTGLFLEDELDIYGRTSEVGRAAERRLALCRRDPSMGDTRAKRAQDAAPASPLVMILLQEHCSQPISSLASLHLPLSCSCHGRKGALLQSWVSEKQWADGSDACVDCYNALEQGLQYVDNSTGGKVDPAVVRSTALHSWPHTNVVDMNMLSSQDMVRVLLSLQPFLQDAIQKKRTGRTWENIQHVQGPLTWQQFHKMAGRGSYGSEESPEPLPIPTVLLGYDTDFLALSPLALPFWEKLLLEPYGGPRDVAYVVLCPSSPSLLAAARAFFQELSAVYEMCRLGKHRPLAKVSRDGLVRVGEEVEAEKLEALGVDQWVTGPWAGQQHSDNLGKLKLYAYACNQQLGPQLSALSLDGSLLLPPSHPASSAPPASSGQPHAWGPDGGPAAGAVSAGTASTPTAATSSQTGETTHGAMSDPKGPPSATPPATTPAENPELTAEQSRIGIPTVADSMDSLANPPAIVIYIVDAFLGSSGARNEGGEEDEGDEVEASSIWLLGLLRCYTEMLKTLPETMRPALVLQVVPCQYLLQPASGESHLYLQHLRSLSFSCYSQCRRLLPQQTPIKSLTGFGPVSNVNSVLKSPEHPSPLQLYTPPFILGPTRSKQPEPGEIWAEIPPKYNVLFVGYCLSHDQRWILVSCTDQQGELLETSIINIDVPNRARRPKVSARKMGLQKLWEWCIGIIQMTSLPWRIVIGRLGRLGHGELKDWSSLLGEHSLHSIGRQLREACRMCGISAADSPSILSACLVAMEPQGSFVIMPDAVTMGSVFGRSTALNLQTSQLNTPQDASCTHILVFPTSATTQLAPSSYPTEDNEDNNDDMFGLPFPDELENDIGHDMMLITGNLHTSPNTSPVPSPGSPSGMGMGSHFQHNKNQGERLMSRDSPPEELKQQPLALGYYVSTAQANGLPHWFWASCPQAESQCPLFLKASLHHHISIAQTDELASDKTKRSPHPLDSKKTSDVLRFVLEQYNALSWLTCTPATQDRQSCLPVHLAVLIQMYNAILNML is encoded by the exons TGAACACCTGTCgtgttccttctccttcttcctccacgGGGAGAGCAACGTGTGCACGAGTGTGGAGATCGCCCAGCACCAGCCTGCGTACCACGTCACAGAGCACCACGTCCGCCTCGCACAGGCCTCCATCACGCCGATACAAG TTATCCTGAGTCCGTACGGCCTGAGCGGCACTCTCACGGGTCAGGCATTCAAGATGAGCGACCCGGCGACGCGCAAGCTGATGGAGGAGTGGAGTTACTTCTACCCGGTGGTCCTTCCGCTCAAAGAGGGAAGTGGAGCAAAGGACAAGGGAGAGGGGGGCCAGACCTATGATCGCAACTGTCACGCGGCGGTGGAGGTCATCGTGG GTGGAGTAAGGATGACGTACCCAGCTGCCTTAGTGCTGATAGCCCAGGGCGACCTGCCGCTGGAGCAGTCTCCACCTGTTCCTGCAACTCAGGGCCTCAGCAGGGAGCTGAACCACTGCAGCGTGCCACTCACACCGCCGGCGTCGCCGCAGCAGCCCTGCTCAG CGGACAGCGGCTTCGTGACGTCCATCTCCAGCGTCCCCACGCCAGACAGCGGCATGGGGGTTGCCAGCGTCAGCccaaagcattctgggaaaaAGCTAACCTCTCAGGTAGTCCACCAAGCCTGGAGGGAATGCTATCTCAACCAGCCTCCGCATGC ATTGAACTCTCCAACTGGCGTATCGCTTAACAAGGACGCGCCCAGTGGAGTAACCGCCTGGGACTTCAGCGATCTGGAAGCCAGAgtgtcctgcagctgctccag GTTAAAGCAGCAGAAGTTGAACCTGACTGCCACTGCCAACCCCCAGACGAGTGCCAATCCCACACAGTCCTCCGGCGTGTCGTtgtaccccccctccctgcccaaACACAAGACCAGCGACAAGACGGAGAAGGCTGACAAACAGTCCAAGAGGCCCGCCGTGATCTCCTTCCACCACCGTCTATCGGTCCCCCGTGAGACCCCTCTGGAACAGGACCCAGCAGGGGGGCCTCAGCTCGCCCTGGAGCCGTCCTTGGAGCCTCCTTCCGCTCTGCCCAGCTGCAAGTATCCCAAGCTCCTCTCCAATGGCAGGAAAGCCCCCGAGTCCCATCTGCATTCGCCAATGTCTCCACTCCCGCCCACGCTCAGCCCGCACCCCCGGGTGCAGGACCCGGAGGTCCTGGATGGGCCCGTGGACATCCCCCTCTGTCCGGAGGGGGCTTTCGCCAGCGAAACCGCCGTGTATACAGCTCTGCTGAGGCAGAGGGAGAACGGGGCCAGCTGGTGGAGAGGCTTCAGGACACCCAGGACGGATGAGACTGACTGCAGGCCCTGTGAACTCCCCGCTGACGCGCTAGAGGAGGTGAAGACGGAGACAGCGGCCGAAGGAGCGCTGCTGAAGAG ACTGTATACACAGACTCACAAGAGATTTAAAATCTCAGAGGAGAGGGTGAGGGACCACATCCACACTTTGGGCCTGTTCCAGCAGCCGGGTGTGGAGGCGCTGCGGGAGCCCGGGGAGGACCCCTACGACTTTAAGGAGGGAGACATCGAGTACACGTTCTCCTCTTCAAAGCGGTTAAAGGGTCAGGGGCGAGAACACAGCAAGAAGGCCAAG GGAGAAGAAATCACCAGCAACGGAGCACTGCCTGACGGGAACGATGCAATGTCGATTTTTAACTCGGCTCCGAAATCGG AAGAATCAGGTCAGGATGCCGATGGAGCCGCCAAGGCCAACCCTTCTCTGACCAGAGAAAAAGATCTGGTGGTCAACATCTCAGATCTAGACAACATatttgatgaagatgaagaagaactgGGG ACTGTTTACCCCAACCAGCACTCAAGCAAGCTACCAGCATCCACAGAAGATCGTCCTCTGGGCAAAGAAGGGAGAGTCGCTGTACCGTATCCATCGA TAGCAGACCTCCAGAGGATGTTTCCCACGCCACCTTCCTTGGAGCAGCACCCAGCCTTCTCTCCCGCCACCACGTACCGTGACACGCCGAGCCAAGAGCCCCCCGTGCACAGCGGAGCGGCAGACCACCTGCTGCCTTTGGCCTCCTCCCAGTTCACCGAATACCGGATGGAGATTGACGAGGGCATGGCCAGCCCCGGGCTGGAGGATCTCAAG CCACAAATTGGCTCCTCCATGTTTGCTCCGCTCTCCTGCTTACCCAGCCACAGTCTACCGCCACTCAAGATTACCGAGCAATGCTACTATCGTCCATCCTGGGCCCTCATGCCCAAGATGGAGCATTTCCCGCTCATGCATTCCCATAATGCCACTTTCAACAGGGATGGATACAC GAACGTGCCAAGTGTCACCACCCTCACGGACCAGGAGTACGGCCAGATGAGCACTACCACTGCCTCTGTGAGCACCAACGCGGGCATCCTGCCGTCTCCGGCCACGCCCCGCTTCTCCGTGCCCACCCCGCGGACCCCCCGCACGCCGCGGGGCGTGAACGCCGCGAGCTCCGGGCAGGGCTCGGTGAAGCAGGACGGCACTGAGATCAGCTCGCCGGCCTCCACGCCCTCCACCAGCCTGCCTCTCAGCTCCGTGGACCCTCTGGCTCGGCCGGGACCCTCCCTGCCCGAGGCTCACAGCCTGTACGCCATCCTCCTGCTCTCGGACTCCGTCCTCAACGTCTTCAAGGATCGCAACTTTGACAGCTGCTGCATCTGTGCCTGCAATATGAATGTCAAAGGAGCAGACGTTGGGGTGTACATCCCCGATTCCACTGGCGAAGATCAGTACCGCTGTATGTGCGGCTTCAGTGCCATCGTGAACAGGCGGCTGGCCCACGGCACGGGCCTCTTCCTGGAGGACGAGCTGGACATTTATGGCCGGACTTCTGAGGTCGGCCGGGCGGCCGAGCGGAGGCTGGCCCTCTGCAGGCGGGACCCCAGCATGGGGGACACGAGGGCCAAGCGCGCGCAGGACGCGGCCCCCGCCTCGCCTTTGGTCATGATCCTGCTGCAGGAGCACTGCTCCCAGCCCATTTCCTCCTTGGCGTCACTGCATCTGCCCCTCAGCTGCTCGTGCCACGGACGCAAGGGAGCGCTGCTCCAAAGCTGGGTGTCCGAGAAGCAGTGGGCCGACGGGAGCGACGCCTGCGTGGACTGTTACAACGCCTTGGAGCAGGGGTTACAGTATGTGGACAACTCCACGGGAGGCAAAGTAGATCCGGCTGTTGTCAGAAGTACAGCCCTTCACTCCTGGCCTCATACAAATG TGGTGGACATGAACATGCTGTCGTCGCAGGACATGGTTCGGGTGCTGCTGTCTCTGCAGCCTTTCTTGCAGGATGCGATCCAGAAGAAGAGAACAGGACGGACCTGGGAAAACATCCAGCACGTTCAGGGTCCGCTCACCTGGCAGCAGTTCCATAAGATGGCCGGGAGAGGCTCCTACG GTTCGGAAGAGTCACCGGAGCCCTTGCCCATCCCGACAGTGTTACTGGGCTACGACACGGACTTCTTGGCGTTGTCCCCTCTGGCGTTGCCTTTCTGGGAGAAGCTGCTACTCGAGCCTTACGGGGGGCCGCGGGATGTGGCGTACGTCGTCCTGTGCCCCAGTAGCCCCTCTCTGCTGGCCGCGGCCCGCGCCTTCTTCCAGGAGCTCAGCGCCGTCTACGAG ATGTGCCGCCTCGGGAAGCACCGCCCTCTGGCCAAGGTGTCCAGGGACGGCCTGGTGCGCGTGGGAGAAGAAGTGGAAGCGGAGAAGCTGGAGGCGCTGGGTGTGGACCAGTGGGTGACTGGACCGTGGGCAGGACAGCAGCACAGCGACAACCTCGGCAAGCTCAAGCTCTACGCGTATGCGTGCAACCAGCAGCTCG GTCCCCAGCTGTCAGCGCTTTCATTGGACGGCAGCCTCCTGTTGCCTCCCTCACACCCGGCATCCTCAGCCCCGCCTGCCTCCTCTGGGCAGCCTCACGCTTGGGGCCCTGACGGTGGACCGGCTGCAGGGGCGGTCAGCGCGGGAACCGCTTCGACCCCGACTGCGGCGACCTCGAGCCAGACGGGGGAGACGACCCACGGTGCGATGAGTGACCCCAAAGGCCCACCCAGTGCCACACCACCAGCCACCACACCAGCAGAAAACCCGGAGCT CACCGCAGAGCAGTCCAGGATTGGCATCCCCACCGTGGCCGATTCTATGGACAGCCTCGCCAACCCGCCGGCTATCGTTATTTACATAGTGGATGCTTTTCTTGGCTCAAGTGGAGCGAGGAATGAAGGcggagaggaagacgagggggACGAAGTGGAGGCCAGTAGCATTTGGCTGCTAGGGCTACTTCGCTGCTACACAGAGATGCTGAAGACTTTGCCCGAGACGATGAGACCTGCACTTGTACTACAG GTCGTGCCGTGCCAATACCTTCTCCAGCCGGCCAGTGGGGAGAGCCATCTCTACCTGCAACATCTGCGCTCCCTGTCCTTCTCCTGCTACTCCCAATGCAGACGGCTCCTGCCCCAGCAAACCCCCATCAAGTCCCTGACGGGCTTCGGCCCAGTGTCGAATGTTAACTCCGTGCTTAAGAGTCCAGAG CATCCTAGCCCACTGCAGCTGTACACGCCCCCCTTCATCCTTGGGCCCACCCGTTCCAAGCAGCCAGAACCAGGGGAGATATGGGCAGAGATCCCTCCCAAATACAATGTGCTCTTTGTTGGATACTGCCTATCACATGACCAGCGCTGGATCCTTGTGTCCTgcactgaccagcagggggagctcCTGGAGACCAGTATCATCAACATTGATGTCCCCAACAG AGCGCGACGTCCCAAGGTTTCAGCCAGAAAGATGGGACTGCAGAAGCTGTGGGAATGGTGTATTGGCATCATCCAGATGACCTCACTGCCATGGAGGATTGTGATTGGACGACTGGGCCGGCTGGGGCACGGAGAGCTGAAAG ACTGGAGCTCACTCCTCGGGGAGCATTCCCTCCATTCAATAGGGCGCCAGCTGAGGGAAGCGTGTCGAATGTGTGGCATCTCGGCCGCTGACTCCCCCAGCATCCTCAGTGCCTGCCTGGTAGCCATGGAGCCACAGGGCTCCTTTGTGATCATGCCTG atgcAGTCACCATGGGCTCCGTGTTTGGACGCAGCACTGCTCTGAACTTGCAGACGTCGCAGCTGAACACGCCTCAGGATGCTTCCTGTACTCACATCCTCGTCTTTCCAACTTCTGCCACCACCCAGCTGGCTCCCAGCTCCTACCCTACTGAGGACAATGAGGACAACAATG atgACATGTTCGGTCTGCCCTTTCCTGATGAACTGGAGAACGACATTGGCCACGACATGATGCTCATCACTGGCAACCTCCACACGTCCCCCAACACGTCTCCCGTGCCCTCGCCAGGCTCTCCGTCCGGGATGGGCATGGGGTCGCATTTCCAGCACAACAAG AACCAAGGAGAGCGCTTGATGTCCAGGGACAGTCCACCAGAGGAGCTGAAGCAGCAGCCGCTGGCTCTGGGCTACTACGTCTCCACTGCTCAAGCAAACGGACTTCCTCACTGGTTCTGGGCCTCCTGTCCGCAGGCTGAGAGCCAGTGTCCGCTCTTCCTCAAG GCTTCCCTCCACCACCACATCTCCATAGCGCAGACGGATGAGTTGGCATCCGACAAGACCAAGAGGTCCCCTCACCCCTTGGACTCAAAGAAAACCTCAGATGTGCTCAG GTTTGTATTGGAGCAGTACAACGCCCTCTCCTGGCTGACCTGCACGCCTGCCACCCAAGACCGCCAGTCCTGCCTGCCCGTCCACTTGGCTGTGCTGATCCAGATGTACAACGCCATCCTGAACAtgctttga